In the genome of Onychostoma macrolepis isolate SWU-2019 chromosome 10, ASM1243209v1, whole genome shotgun sequence, the window cagaaaacctttaaaaaattgtcaaacagcacctgcATCACCACATgctgtttgggagggtttcaagaaaaattctcctcgctcatccaaaaacaaactccagcatatttagttatcagacacgactggaacttcaaatgggactggcttctatggtcagatgaaactaaaaaataagctttttagcagcaaacactcaagatgggtttggtgaacacagggataaaaagtaccccgtgtgtacaatgaaatatactgctgtatttttgatgttgtgggcctatatttctggtggaggtcctggacatcttgtttagacgcatggaatcatggattctatcaaataccaacagataaaaaatcaataagtgaaatactctgttagaaatcttataatgggccatgtttggatcttccaaccggacaataatccaaacacaaacaaaatccacagccatatcaccctgcagcccaagaccggttgcccatggaaactaagcagggctgagcctggtcaatacctggatgggagacctcctgggaaaactaggttggaagaggtgttagtgaggccagcagggccTGTGTGGGTCTGTCTGTGtaggtcctaacgccccagtgacggggacactatactgtaaaaaagcaccgtcttttggatgagacgttaaaccgaggtctttactctctgtggtcattaaaaaaatcccatgacactcatcgtaaagagtaggggtgtaactccggtgtcctggccaaattccgtcccctggcccttgtcaatcatggcttcccaataatccccatccacttgattggctctatgactctctctcctctccacctgaagctggtgtgtggtgaacgcactggcgccgttgtcctgagGCTGCCAGGGCACCATCCAAgcggatgctgcacactggtggtggttgaggagagacaccccacacacacacacacacacacacatgattgtaaagcgctttgggtgtattgcaatacacaataaagcgctatataaatgcctcattcattcattcattcattcataaacctcaaaaacaacacaaaaatgggtcactgagcacaaaaccaagcttctgctggccattccagtcctctgacctgaaccctgtagaaaatgagtggggtgaactgaagagaagaagcaccaacatggagctggaaatctaaagggtctggagtgattctggatgaaggaatgttctctgatctcttgtcaggtgttctctaacctcatcaggcattataggagaacatttagagctgttaaactggtaaatggaggtttcaaaaagtattgaataaaagggtgccgttaattgtggccaatatgtattagagaaaaacatttatttcataatgatatttcccccccattttaaattcttattatccaatgaaaggttagatttttgtgatttttttttaaggcgagacactgcaggtgaatagggtaaaaaaaattaactaatagttatcgccttacttacctagttgattgattacattgataattgcaaacattttttgtattacaagttttctaaaatgttaggtttaaatatgcaaatgaggcattatttaatgaaatatgcactaatttgcatacatttctagtacaaaaatctaaacactggatgaagtcagtttcaaaattcttgtttaatttttttgacatattataatcaaaagtttttacagagggaattttgggtatctcattttgtccctccataattcagaaaatacttagaacagacagaaaacactatattttgacaattttgggcgattaaaatgttgtatataatcaagcaaattatatatgaacaaatccctctgtaaaaaccttcaggatatagacaggaataaaaatgtaaagtttggtgtgtctaagtgctactgaagtggagatttatggctcagtgtaggagaaaaaactcattttgagaaaacggcctttaaaaatatgtattgtaattgaaatctattgacacaaatagataaagtgctataaaagaaacacttaacagtgtcttttggatgttttcgttctactagtctgaaaaacactttatgaaaaaccaaaagcccaaaatctcaaaattgacaggtgcatAAAAAACTGTgttttgcctgtagtgtctccccttaaaataaaaatcaaaaggattaacaatgcagattaattttcacagccttctctGATCAtttttaccaagggtgccgatatttttggccatgactgtatatgtgtgtgtgtgtgtgtgtgtgtgtgtgtatatatatatatacagtgaggaaaataagtatttgaacaccctgctattttgcaagttctcccacttagaaatcatggagggtctgaaattgtcatcgtaggtgcatgtccactgtgagagacataatctaaaaaaaaatccagaaatcacaatgtatgatttttaactatttatttgtatgatacagctgcaaataagtatttgaacacctgagaaaatcaatgttaatatttggtacagtaggctttgtttgcaattacagaggtcaaacgtttcctgtagtttttcaccaggtttgcacacactgcaggagggattttggcccactcctccacacagatcttctctagatcagtcaggtttctggcctgtcgctgagaaacacggagtttgagctcctccaaagattctctattgggtttaggtctggagactggctaggccacgccagaaccttgatatgcttcttacagagccactccttggttatcctggctgtgtgcttggtcattgtcatgttggaagacccagcctcgacccatcttcaatgctctaactgagggaaggaggttgttccccaaaatctcgcaatacatggccccagtcatcctctccttaatacagtgcagtcgccctgtcccatgtgcagaaaaacaccccaaagcatgatgctaccaccccatgcttcacattagggatggtgttcttgggatggtactcatcattcttcttcctccaaacacgtttagtggaattatgaccaaaagttctattttggtctcatctgaccacatgactttctcccatgactcctctggattatccaatgaaaggttagatttttgtgatttttttaaggcgagacactgcaggtgaatagggtaaaaaaattaactaatagttatcgccttacttacctagttgattgattacattgataattgcaaacattttttgtattacaagttttctaaaatgttaggtttaaatatgcaaatgaggcattatttaatgaaatatgcactaatttgcatacatttctagtacaaaaatctaaacactggatgaagtcagtttcaaaattcttgtttaatttttttgacatattataatcaaaagtttttacagagggaattttgggtatctcattttgtccctccataattcagaaaatacttagaacagacagaaaacactatattttgacaattttggggcgattaaaatgttgtatataatcaagcaaattatatatgaacaaatccctctgtaaaaaccttcaggatatagacaggaataaaaatgtaaagtttggtgtgtctaagtgctactgaagtggagatttatggctcagtgtaggagaaaaaactcattttgagaaaacggcctttaaaaatatgtattgtaattgaaatctattgacacaaatagataaagtgctataaaagaaacacttaacagtgtcttttggatgttttcgttctactagtctgaaaaaacactttatgaaaaaccaaaaagcccaaaatctcaaaattgacaggtgcataaaaaaacagtgtttttgcctgtagtgtctccccttaaaataaaaaatcaaaaggattaacaatgcagattaattttcacagccttctctGATCAtttttaccaagggtgccgatatttttggccatgactgtatatgtgtgtgtgtgtgtgtgtgtatatatatatatacagtgaggaaaataagtatttgaacaccctgctattttgcaagttctcccacttagaaatcatggagggtctgaaattgtcatcgtaggtgcatgtccactgtgagagacataatctaaaaaaaaatccagaaatcacaatgtatgatttttaactatttatttgtatgatacagctgcaaataagtatttgaacacctgagaaaatcaatgttaatatttggtacagtaggctttgtttgcaattacagaggtcaaacgtttcctgtagtttttcaccaggtttgcacacactgcaggagggattttggcccactcctccacacagatcttctctagatcagtcaggtttctggcctgtcgctgagaaacacggagtttgagctccctccaaagattctctattgggtttaggtctggagactggctaggccacgccagaaccttgatatgcttcttacagagccactccttggttatcctggctgtgtgcttggtcattgtcatgttggaagacccagcctcgacccatcttcaatgctctaactgagggaaggaggttgttccccaaaatctcgcaatacatggccccagtcatcctctccttaatacagtgcagtcgccctgtcccatgtgcagaaaaacaccccaaagcatgatgctaccaccccatgcttcacattagggatggtgttcttgggatggtactcatcattcttcttcctccaaacacgtttagtggaattatgaccaaaagttctattttggtctcatctgaccacatgactttctcccatgactcctctggatcatccaaatggtcattggcaaacttaagtcggcctggacatgtgctggtttaagcaggggaaccttccgtgccatgcatgatttcaaaccatgacgtcttagtgtattaccaacagtaaccttggaaacggtggtcccagctcttttcaggtcattgaccagctcctcccgtgtagttctgggctgatttctcacctttcttaggatcattgagaccccacgaggtgagatcttgcatggagccccagtccgagggagattgacagtcatgtttagcttcttccattttctaatgattgctccaacagtggacctttttctccaagctgcttggcaatttcccgtagccctttccagccttgtggagtgtacaattttgtctctagtgtctttggacagctctttggtattggccatgttagtagttggattcttactgattgtatggggtggacaggtgtctttatgcagctaacgacctcaaacaggtgcatctaatttaggataataaatggagtggaggtggacattttaaaggcagactaacaggtctttgagggtcagaattctagctgatagacaggtgttcaaatacttatttgcagctgtatcatacaaataaatagttaaaaaatcatacattgtgatttctgattttttttttttagattatgtctctcacagtggacatgcacctacgatgacaatttcagacccctccatgatttctaagttggagaacttgcaaaatagcagggtgttcaaattcttattttcctcactgtatatatacacacacacacacacacacacatatatatctATTTTAtagattacttttatttatttagttttttatgacTTGTCTGTTATTATAAAATCTGTGTCCAAAAAGTGTGTCCAGTTTTTTGTTTGGTAGGTTGATTATAAAATCCTAATATTAAGAATCAAGTTAAGAATCAAtaagaattattttttatttttccagatGCAACCACATACGCACATTTCCTTTTCAATGCTTTTGACATGGACCGAAATGGCTCTATACGTTTTGAGGTAAGGAACATTattcaaatacataacaaaCCACTTGCAAAAATTGTCATTTGAAAGACTGCAGCTCCATGTTATATTACTATATTCAACTCAAATGTCTATATTCATGTAAATCAGAAGATTAACAATACTATCTGCCTACTAGATTTTAATCATATCAGAGGAACAAAAAAGAGGTTAATtactactgttatttttacacctCCATCACTGGGTTCATTATCAACAGAACATAAGTGTTAGTCCAACAGACAATCCCAAGTGAGAATAttacatttagttttgttttctaatcaactgtaatatgtgtgtgttttggcaGGACTTTGTAATCGGCCTGTCTGTTCTGCTTCGAGGTTCTGAGACAGAGAAACTGAGGTGGGCCTTTAACCTGTATGATATTAATAAAGACGGCTACATCACCAAAGAGGTACAAAACACCAGTGTTACCAAACTGACATTGTCTCATTAGAACACATATTTGGCATTGTTACCACAATTAACATTCACTTTCTTCAGGAAATGCTGGCTATCATGAAGTCCATCTATGACATGATGGGCAGGTATACTTTTCCTTGTGTAAAAGACGATGCTGCATTTGAACACGTGGAGAAATTCTTCCAGGTAACAAACTTTTAACAATCCCATGGAAATTATGTCAGCCAGTCATGATCATCTCTGATCTCTGTAAACACCTTTGTTTCAGAAAATGGACCGAAATAGAGATGGTGTTGTAACCATAGATGAATTCATAGAGACCTGTCAGAAGGTAGGCCAGATTAAAAGAGCTCATGTCACAAGAAATCAAACTTTTCTGTATGTTTTGACatgaaagagtttttcatttttcagctaatatgaaaatatactgtaactCAAAACTTCCTCTCTAGTCCAAAAAGGAAGTTTATGAAAAACTAAGCTACAAAAACAACTAATTCGGAAATACTTTAGAAATAGTTAACACAGGACCAgcaaaaagtttaattttattttataacaggATGGAAAATGggcatgaaatattaaattctGAATAGTTTTGGCACAAAAATCTGAACTAGCATTATACATAAGTGAATACATATGATTTGACACCTTTAATCTTGTTTTCATGTATCTGCAGTTCCTctatgcataataataataataacaacaacaacagcagcaataataataataataataattattattattattatataaaagcatgccacttggtttgatagttaaatactattattataattatcagGCTACAAAAAACTTGGTTttgaaataacaacaacaacaattataatttgtattatgattattattatacaaaagCATGCCACATGGTTTGGTAGTTAttatatctttgaataatagtttgatattatttaatgaaatttattaaaaatcaagCTACAAAAAACTTGGGTTtgaaataacaacaataataattagaataatagctattattaatattattattattaatatgaaaaaGCATGCAACGTTGTTTGgtagttaaatattattatatctttGAGTAATGGTTtgatattatttaatgaaatttattaaaaatcaagcaacaaataatttgtgtttgaaataacaacaacaataattataataataactattatggttattactattattattatttttatccatgccacttggtttgacagttaaatattattacatctTTGAATAATAGTTtgatattatttaatgaaattttttttttttttaaatcaagctACCAAAAAACCTGGGTTTGAAATATTAACCTATATTTGCATATCAACAATGCCAATTTGGAAAAGTAGGTGTGAACACATTATAAATCAGCTTAATTAGTGACATTTTCCAGtagaaaataaacagaaataaacagtCTGGTTAATAAAACGATGTGAAATggtcatgaaaaaaaataaattctgagTTTTTGGCACAAAATCTTGACTAACAATATACAGACAGTGAAACCTTAGAAGGAAataatgacccctttaaatcctCTTGTTTTGATGTCATGTCTAGAAGTATCTGCAGTTGTTCACCATGCATAGACAGAAGCATCAGAGTTAATGTCAGATAAATGTCAACACTGGACTGATTCATGTTGATATGGAGGCTCTCACTGTCAGCGTGTGACAGCCAGACATTTTCTAAACTCTGTCTAACATGAAGCTGTCAGCAACAATCTGCGACTGACGCTTTTCCtgcctctgctgttttattagGACGAGAACATTATGAGCTCCATGCAGCTGTTTGAGAATGTCATCTAGAGCGCAGCATGAAGTGCAGAATGATCCTGGCTCTTTTTCCACATCGGCTCTCAGCATCGTTCCATTAGTCCTCAAGCGCTCCACAGGGACTCTCTAGAAACACTTGTGTTTTGTACCTAGGCCTTGCACATCATCTGTAGCATGTGAATGAATATTTTGATTGATTGCATTGAATGCTTTAACAAAAGGATGTGGGTCGTCTGCGTGCGTCTCAATTTAATCTTTGGCATTCAAGACCGGTTGTAAATGCTCATTTGTGTATATGTAGATATATCTGTGCTCTTAAACTAGTTTCTGCATAGATAAATGaatttttgcatgtttgcctgctatttgtcttttttttttttacaaagaaatAAAGGCATCTGTGAATGACTCCATGATGTGCATTTGTctgcatatataaaaaaaattatgtatttatttatttattatttcacatattttaataagtaagttatgcaaaattcaaacaaaaagttaactttaaaaaatacacagtGAGGTTGTAGTAAAAATGAGGCAAATGCTTTTCttgcctttatttatttatttatgagttGTCTTTTGGAAGGAATGTGCTTAAATTCCTTAaatttaagtaattaaatatacattttaacaaaGAGAGACAAAGACATTAGTCAAGTACTAATccagacatttatttatttatttttcctttattattattattattattattattattttatttatttatttgttttttggaaGTGATGGGCGTAAGTGCTGCACAGTATATTGTTATGTtaagtattaattaaataagtaatgggcttaaattaatacatttatttactatatttaataGTGTGGCACAGTATATtgttatgttaaatatatagtatataattaaatatacattttaacaaaGAGAGACAAAATCATTATCAGAGTTAATCCAGAcaattgtttaattgttttatttatttatttaacgcTGTGCTCAAACCTGCTTGTTACCAGAGGAACAGATGAACAGCATTTGCATCAGTTCATTCATTCCTTCAATGATGTTGGGGGACCCAGTGGGgcggcaatcatatttcagggtgacTGTCCCACTCTTTAGCAcaaccctgttaaaatgtagcgCCCGCCCTAGGCGACCACCTAgcttgcctatgcctagaaacggtactgaGTACAACTGGTGCCATTCACATCACAACCTATAAAGCTTCCTCTTTTTCTGGGTCACCTTGCTTCCTcaaacacagagaaacaatTCAATTCACTATATTAAACAAGTGCCGCctcagaataaaagtattgtaTTTTGAGAAAGAAATACACTTGGTTGAGATTTCAGAAAAACTGTGTAGAAATTAGGCCTTATGACACACCCAACACACTCACAGCAGTGCGATTTTAAAGATACTAATATACAAAGATGTTTACATGATGCATATTTCtgttcattatatttatttggtaaGCACACACTTCTTTTAAATAAAGGACATTATGTGTTCACTAGTCTTGCATTCATGGGACAGTGTGTTAACATCTGCCCCAATGGACATTCCACAGGCCTGTTTATGCGCTCGACCAAGCGTACTTCCTGTCTGGCCCAGCAAACCATCAGAACGTTGGCTATCTGTGCAAGTAATTATCTTGGCGTGCAT includes:
- the kcnip3b gene encoding Kv channel interacting protein 3b, calsenilin isoform X2 — translated: MAIQGMELFAVAVVILMFVMVLKQFGITEPLSLDDSADSDLELAMVRHQPEGLEQLQAQTKFTRKELQSLYRGFKNECPSGLVDEETFKSIYSQFFPQGDATTYAHFLFNAFDMDRNGSIRFEDFVIGLSVLLRGSETEKLRWAFNLYDINKDGYITKEEMLAIMKSIYDMMGRYTFPCVKDDAAFEHVEKFFQKMDRNRDGVVTIDEFIETCQKDENIMSSMQLFENVI